The following nucleotide sequence is from Bacteroidota bacterium.
TGATATTGCCACCCTGAGAAAGATACACGATTTTAAACCTGCTGGCTTTGTTGAATTGCAGCAATTTGTAAAGGGATTTGGTATCGAAGACAACAGCCTGAAAAAACTCTCGGCCAATATCCTGGGTTTTAGCATCAGCAAGCGGCAACAAACTTCGAATTGGGAATCCGATATTCTGAGCCCGGCCCAAATCGAATATGCCACCACCGATGCCTGGGTATGCCACGAGATATACAAAACACTAATACAATAACCCATGGCAGATACGAGCCAGTTTAAGATAGAGCTCAAATCGGGAAAGGACCAGTCGGTTAGAAGGTATCACCCCTGGATTTTCTCAGGAGCCATTAAAACCATAATCGGTAAACCTGAGGAGGGCGATTTGGTAGAAGTGTATGATAACAACAAGGAGTTTCTGGCCCTAGGCCATTACCAGATAGGTTCTATCGCCGTGCGCTTGTTTACTTTTGACGATATTGTGCCCGACTACAATTTCTGGTACAACAAAATACTAAGTGCCTACATGTTGAGGTCGCAACTCGCACTGGTGAACTCACCGCTCACCAATGTTTACAGGCTTATACATGCCGAAGGCGACGGTATTCCAGGCCTCATAATCGATTATTATGACGGGCATGTGGTCATGCAAATCCATTCGGTGGGCATTTATCGTTTACGCGATTGGTTGGTGCAGATTATCAAGGAAATATATGGCGAGGATCTGAAGACAATTTATGATAAAAGCGAGTCGACCATGCCGTTTAAAGGCCCTGTTGCCGGAATCAACACGCACCTTGAAGGTGATTCTGAAAATTGTGTAGTGAAAGAAAACGGGCTAAACTTCGAAATTGATTGGACCCTCGGCCAGAAAACAGGTTTCTTTATCGATCAGCGCGATAACCGACTGCTTTTACAACATTATGCCAGGGACAGGGCCGTGCTCAATATGTTTTGTTATACAGGAGGATTTTCGGTGTATGCGCTCAGGGGAGGAGCACAATTGGTGCACTCTGTCGATAGTTCTGCCAAGGCAATTGAGCTGGTCAATAAAAATGTTGACCTTAACTTTACTAATGGGGCTCATGAAGCATTTGCTGCAGATGCCTTTAAATACCTCGATGGGTCAAAAGACCAATACGACCTTATTGTGCTCGATCCGCCTGCTTTTGCCAAACGGCTTAATGCTTTGAACAATGCACTTCAGGGTTATAAACGCCTCAACCAGGTTGCATTGGAGCAGATAAAACCAGGTGGCATTTTGTTTACTTTTTCCTGTTCACAGGTGGTTACCAAGGAAAATTTTCGCAAGTCGGTATTTGCTGCAGCAGCCAATGCCCGCAGAAATGTTCGGATTCTACATCAACTCACCCAACCTGCGGATCACCCGGTAAGTATTTACCATCCTGAAGGGGAATACCTGAAAGGATTGGTTCTTTACGTAGAATAAGGGAAACCGTAATTTTTTTAGCCTTCTCGTTTTTTAGGTTTTACCGTGTAAAAACCCATTCGGTGGCCGTGCTGAGTTTTGCGCTAAACCCATAGCCCTCGAGGTCGAAATCTTTTAGTTCCGATGGTTTGTTTATTTCATTGTCGATGATAAATCGAGTCATTAACCCACGGGCTTTTTTCGCATACACCGTAATTACTTTGTATTCGTCGCTTTTACTTTCTTTAAACACAGGAGTTATCAAATACTTGCCGAAACCTTCGGGCAGGGTAGCTTTCGAATATTCGTTCGAGGCAAGGTTCACAAGGTAGGGTTCTTTGTGTTTGCCCAATTCTGTATGCAAAGCACTTGAAATAATACCATTCCAGAAAGAATAGAGGTTTTTGTGTGTATGCACGGTAAGTTTGGTGCCCATCTCCAGCCGATAAGGTTGAATAAGGTCAAGTGGGCGTAAGATGCCATATAGTCCCGATAAAATGCGTATGTGTTCCTGGGCAAAAAGAAGGTTCTCTTGAGAAAGGGTCGAAGCTTTTAATCCATTGTAAACCTCCCCGTTAAATGCCAATATGGCCTGACGGCAATTCTCGGGAGAATGCTCGGGTTTCCAGTTCTGAAATCGAATAAAATTCAATTCACCCAGGCCATCGCTGATATCCATCAATTCACGCAAATTGCCCGGCGAATATTTTTTAAGCTCAGCAATCAGTTCGGCCGATTTGGCGCTATATTCCGGTAAACTGTATTTTTTAGTTTGGGCTTCGCCTTTAAAATTTAGGTTCTTGGCAGGCGATAAGATCGTAATCATGCTCAATCAGGTTTATCCGCTGATCAAACATCTTTGAGCTGCTTTTGTTCATACTTACCTTTTATATTCTATAGTTTAGCATCTTAAGTCTAATGCCACATTGCCCGGACAAAGAAGAAGGTTTTTCTTTTTATAAGTGCTAGCTATAATAATTCCATTTCTATTACATTTAGGCCCTTAAAAAAAGTGAGAACCAACTATGAGCAATTTTGTAGCCAAAGTAGCCAAGGCTGCCAGCTGGAATGAGCAACATGTAGCCAATACCATCCGCTTACTGGAAGAAGGTGCCACCATACCTTTTATTAGCCGTT
It contains:
- the yaaA gene encoding peroxide stress protein YaaA translates to MITILSPAKNLNFKGEAQTKKYSLPEYSAKSAELIAELKKYSPGNLRELMDISDGLGELNFIRFQNWKPEHSPENCRQAILAFNGEVYNGLKASTLSQENLLFAQEHIRILSGLYGILRPLDLIQPYRLEMGTKLTVHTHKNLYSFWNGIISSALHTELGKHKEPYLVNLASNEYSKATLPEGFGKYLITPVFKESKSDEYKVITVYAKKARGLMTRFIIDNEINKPSELKDFDLEGYGFSAKLSTATEWVFTR
- a CDS encoding class I SAM-dependent rRNA methyltransferase → MADTSQFKIELKSGKDQSVRRYHPWIFSGAIKTIIGKPEEGDLVEVYDNNKEFLALGHYQIGSIAVRLFTFDDIVPDYNFWYNKILSAYMLRSQLALVNSPLTNVYRLIHAEGDGIPGLIIDYYDGHVVMQIHSVGIYRLRDWLVQIIKEIYGEDLKTIYDKSESTMPFKGPVAGINTHLEGDSENCVVKENGLNFEIDWTLGQKTGFFIDQRDNRLLLQHYARDRAVLNMFCYTGGFSVYALRGGAQLVHSVDSSAKAIELVNKNVDLNFTNGAHEAFAADAFKYLDGSKDQYDLIVLDPPAFAKRLNALNNALQGYKRLNQVALEQIKPGGILFTFSCSQVVTKENFRKSVFAAAANARRNVRILHQLTQPADHPVSIYHPEGEYLKGLVLYVE